In a single window of the Streptomyces sp. NBC_00353 genome:
- a CDS encoding nitrate- and nitrite sensing domain-containing protein: protein MQGRFKRDGSAAAEQEPHGGTDRGSSPQHAQKPGPAAAGDAGERSPRSAVTASSTADPITPLQPRGAVNTGSRIALRNWRISTRLVSLLALPVVAATTLGGLRISDSMNDIQQLDHMQLLTQMTKQATTLAQALQEERDRSAGPLANGVKADDFKVAEPRKRTDRAKAAFFNATTEIGNTDGDEALEGIHASVQQIASQLGQIRDIRKEAYAKGSPSLQTVDAYSQLITSLLSLSQDMAQATSNPEMIKRTRALAAFSSAKEYASVQRAIIAAALPGGGGQKGSHLDQNDRQFGRAALHKETLALKSFSVTYTATGQNAEELTATLENGNPEIKAADTYAQKVLDSPTGLAGTAPRSYLDWYEQSSNKIQAMKTIEETLLSDMEGKARELRDESKREAIISGALILLVLGVSLVGAFVVARSMIRSLRRLQDTATRVAQDRLPELVKQLSEADPQDVDTSVESVGVHSRDEIGQVAAAFDDVHREAVRLAAEQALLRGNVNAMFTNLSRRSQGLIQRQLSLISELESREADPDQLSSLFKLDHLATRMRRNGENLLVLAGEEPGRRWTRPVPLVDVLRAAASEVEQYERIELAAVPATEVAGRVVNDLVHLLAELLENATSFSSPQTKVRVTGHALPDGRVLVEIHDTGIGLSPEDLAAINERLASPPTVDVSVSRRMGLFVVGRLSLRHGIRIQLRPSDSGGTTALVMLPVDVAHGGKQPAPKPAAGQQRAGGNGAVAGNGNRPGLGAAAGAQRGQVGAGSGPRAALPARDGGGPRQPQNQQGQPNQQGQQPQPNSGFQSAGLSGTGPQDFARQEPPRQGGGLSGAFGGGARPGAPGGQGDPGRTEHGQSNLFGQSRPGQYDQPGQPGHQNGPAGRQAPQPQQARHNAPDNQGGFQQSGGPGNPGRQLPPVGGPRAELPGGNPQPQRPQAASWGTENPSVPRRSPLDAPRGHEEPESTGQFQRPMNPAMGQRPPLDDRQGPGSTAEFARPDFSAPAPQAHLPQHQDPAGTAQFARPDFGRPQPSQDQGLPAPRPRGRDNEDFRAPRPATAPAGEAQYRPVLPPQPQPEALPPAGPGDGRTPLYDTLETNWFHGPQQGGQQPPAGPQAPSVPQQTPQDRPAAPMPRRGAGDTGATTSTWRTSPNDELVRQAERAKKPAAGGITTSGLPRRVPRANLVPGTAQQQSHQSGPQVSRAPDDVRGRLTNLRRGIQQGRQANNGSSTGSFPLGPTHQQER from the coding sequence GTGCAGGGACGTTTCAAGAGGGATGGCAGCGCTGCGGCGGAACAGGAGCCGCACGGCGGGACCGACCGCGGTTCCTCGCCCCAGCACGCCCAGAAGCCCGGACCGGCCGCGGCCGGCGACGCCGGCGAGCGCTCCCCGCGCTCGGCCGTCACGGCGAGCAGCACCGCCGATCCGATCACTCCACTCCAGCCCCGGGGCGCCGTCAACACGGGCTCGCGAATCGCGCTTCGCAACTGGCGGATCAGTACGCGCCTGGTCTCGCTGCTCGCCCTTCCTGTAGTCGCCGCGACCACCCTGGGTGGCCTGCGCATCAGCGACTCCATGAACGACATCCAGCAGCTGGACCACATGCAGCTGCTCACCCAGATGACCAAGCAGGCGACCACGCTCGCCCAGGCGCTCCAGGAGGAACGCGACCGGTCGGCCGGTCCGCTGGCCAACGGGGTCAAGGCCGACGACTTCAAGGTCGCCGAACCGCGCAAGAGGACCGACCGGGCGAAGGCCGCGTTCTTCAACGCCACGACCGAGATCGGCAACACCGACGGCGACGAGGCTCTTGAGGGCATTCACGCGAGCGTCCAGCAGATCGCCAGCCAGCTCGGACAGATCCGTGACATACGCAAGGAGGCGTATGCGAAGGGCAGCCCGAGCCTTCAGACCGTCGATGCGTACAGCCAGCTGATCACCTCGCTGCTGAGCCTCTCGCAGGACATGGCGCAGGCGACCAGCAACCCCGAGATGATCAAGCGGACCCGTGCCCTGGCGGCGTTCTCCTCCGCCAAGGAGTACGCGTCGGTCCAGCGGGCGATCATCGCTGCGGCGCTGCCGGGCGGCGGTGGCCAAAAGGGTTCGCATCTCGACCAGAACGACCGGCAGTTCGGCCGCGCCGCCCTCCACAAGGAGACGCTGGCGCTGAAGTCGTTCTCCGTGACCTACACGGCCACGGGACAGAACGCCGAGGAACTGACGGCGACGCTGGAGAACGGCAACCCGGAGATCAAGGCCGCCGACACCTACGCGCAGAAGGTGCTGGACAGCCCCACCGGCCTGGCGGGCACGGCGCCGCGTTCGTACCTGGACTGGTACGAACAGAGCTCCAACAAGATCCAGGCGATGAAGACCATCGAGGAGACCCTCCTCAGCGACATGGAGGGCAAGGCCCGCGAGCTCCGCGACGAGTCGAAGCGCGAAGCCATCATCAGCGGTGCGCTCATCCTGCTGGTGCTCGGTGTCTCCCTCGTCGGCGCCTTCGTCGTCGCCCGGTCCATGATCCGCTCGCTGCGGCGGCTGCAGGACACCGCGACCCGGGTTGCCCAGGACCGTCTGCCGGAGCTCGTCAAGCAGCTCTCCGAGGCGGACCCGCAGGACGTCGACACCTCGGTCGAGTCGGTCGGTGTGCACTCCCGTGACGAGATCGGCCAGGTGGCCGCGGCCTTCGACGACGTGCACCGCGAGGCCGTCCGCCTCGCCGCCGAACAGGCGCTGCTGCGAGGCAACGTCAACGCGATGTTCACCAACCTCTCGCGGCGTTCGCAGGGTCTCATCCAGCGTCAGCTCTCGCTCATCTCCGAACTGGAGTCGCGCGAGGCCGACCCGGACCAGCTGTCGTCCCTCTTCAAGCTCGACCACCTCGCGACCCGTATGCGCCGTAACGGCGAAAACCTCCTCGTCCTCGCGGGCGAGGAGCCGGGCCGCCGTTGGACCCGCCCCGTGCCGCTGGTCGACGTTCTCCGCGCCGCCGCCTCCGAGGTGGAGCAGTACGAGCGCATCGAACTGGCCGCGGTGCCCGCCACCGAGGTCGCCGGCCGCGTGGTCAACGACCTCGTGCACCTGCTCGCCGAGCTGCTGGAGAACGCCACGTCGTTCTCCTCTCCGCAGACGAAGGTCCGGGTCACCGGTCACGCACTGCCCGACGGCCGGGTGCTCGTGGAGATCCACGACACCGGTATCGGCCTCTCCCCCGAGGACCTCGCGGCGATCAACGAGCGGCTCGCTTCGCCGCCCACCGTGGATGTCTCGGTCTCGCGCCGCATGGGTCTGTTCGTGGTCGGCCGGCTGTCCCTGCGTCACGGCATCCGGATCCAGCTGCGGCCGTCCGACTCCGGTGGCACGACCGCGCTGGTCATGCTCCCCGTCGATGTCGCGCACGGCGGCAAGCAGCCGGCACCCAAGCCGGCCGCGGGTCAGCAGCGCGCCGGTGGCAACGGCGCCGTTGCCGGAAACGGCAACCGGCCGGGCCTCGGCGCGGCTGCCGGTGCGCAGCGTGGACAGGTCGGTGCGGGCTCCGGTCCGCGGGCCGCACTGCCGGCGCGTGACGGCGGCGGTCCTCGCCAGCCGCAGAACCAGCAGGGCCAGCCGAATCAGCAGGGTCAGCAGCCTCAGCCGAACTCCGGGTTCCAGAGTGCTGGACTCTCCGGCACCGGCCCGCAGGACTTCGCGCGGCAGGAACCGCCGCGTCAGGGCGGCGGGCTCTCCGGCGCCTTCGGCGGCGGCGCACGGCCCGGTGCACCGGGCGGCCAGGGCGATCCCGGTCGTACGGAGCACGGTCAGTCCAACCTGTTCGGTCAGAGCCGGCCGGGGCAGTACGACCAGCCCGGTCAGCCCGGCCACCAGAACGGTCCGGCCGGACGGCAGGCGCCGCAGCCGCAGCAGGCCCGGCACAACGCCCCCGACAACCAGGGCGGCTTCCAGCAGTCCGGCGGCCCGGGCAACCCCGGCCGTCAGCTGCCGCCCGTCGGTGGTCCCCGTGCCGAACTGCCCGGTGGCAACCCGCAGCCGCAGCGCCCGCAGGCCGCCAGCTGGGGCACGGAGAACCCGTCGGTGCCGCGGCGCAGTCCGCTCGACGCCCCGCGCGGTCACGAGGAGCCCGAGTCCACCGGCCAGTTCCAGCGGCCGATGAACCCGGCCATGGGCCAGCGTCCCCCGCTGGACGACCGGCAGGGCCCCGGCTCCACCGCCGAGTTCGCCCGCCCGGACTTCTCGGCACCGGCCCCGCAGGCCCACCTCCCGCAGCACCAGGACCCGGCGGGCACCGCGCAGTTCGCCCGTCCGGACTTCGGCCGTCCGCAGCCGTCGCAGGACCAGGGGCTGCCGGCTCCGCGTCCGCGCGGCCGGGACAACGAGGACTTCCGTGCCCCGCGTCCGGCCACCGCTCCCGCGGGTGAGGCGCAGTACCGTCCGGTCCTGCCGCCGCAGCCGCAGCCCGAGGCGCTGCCTCCGGCGGGCCCCGGGGACGGCCGTACGCCGTTGTACGACACCCTGGAGACGAACTGGTTCCACGGCCCGCAGCAGGGCGGTCAGCAGCCGCCCGCCGGGCCGCAGGCACCGTCCGTCCCGCAGCAGACACCACAGGACCGTCCCGCTGCCCCGATGCCGCGTCGCGGTGCGGGTGACACGGGCGCCACCACCAGTACCTGGCGTACCTCGCCGAACGACGAACTCGTCCGGCAGGCGGAGCGGGCCAAGAAGCCCGCAGCAGGCGGAATCACCACTTCCGGTCTGCCTCGCCGGGTGCCGCGTGCCAATCTGGTGCCGGGCACCGCCCAGCAGCAGAGTCACCAGTCGGGACCTCAGGTTTCGCGTGCGCCCGATGATGTGCGCGGGCGACTGACCAATCTCCGCCGGGGTATCCAGCAGGGTCGGCAGGCCAACAACGGCTCGTCGACCGGCAGTTTCCCACTCGGCCCCACTCACCAGCAGGAGCGTTAG
- a CDS encoding roadblock/LC7 domain-containing protein — protein MSQAAQNLNWLITNFVDNTPGVSHTVVVSADGLLLAMSEGFPRDRADQLAAVASGLTSLTAGASRIFEGGAVNQTVVEMERGFLFIMSISDGSSLAVLAHPDADIGLVGYEMALLVDRAGTVLTPDLRAELQGSLLN, from the coding sequence ATGAGCCAGGCGGCGCAGAATCTCAACTGGTTGATCACCAACTTCGTGGACAACACCCCCGGGGTGTCGCACACGGTGGTGGTCTCCGCCGACGGACTCCTGCTGGCCATGTCCGAAGGATTCCCCCGGGACCGTGCCGATCAGCTGGCGGCCGTCGCTTCCGGCCTGACCTCGCTGACCGCGGGCGCCTCGCGGATCTTCGAGGGCGGCGCGGTGAATCAGACAGTTGTGGAGATGGAGCGCGGATTCCTCTTCATCATGTCCATCTCCGACGGATCTTCACTGGCCGTTCTCGCCCACCCGGACGCCGATATCGGTCTGGTTGGGTACGAAATGGCCCTTCTGGTCGACCGTGCAGGCACGGTCCTCACCCCGGACCTCCGTGCCGAACTGCAGGGAAGTCTTCTTAACTAG
- a CDS encoding sensor histidine kinase yields the protein MRRSNEGSAAQQERGNFTPPPRIAAPPAEVSEEAPAGGSTSRLSPRNWRVPTRLNAILLIPVLVGLVMGGFQVKGSIDTWREAQDAEKTALIVRAASEYGQALLNERDLSAQPLLSNKRDEPAVDQVYATTDAAAAKFDEAVQGMPKKEGLQRRLQLFKQEEPKLPELRKAAYAEAMDPVKTEEGYVKVQHSLMEFCNELGLGTGNITSYGRTVYAIELAKAAESLQRSIGMHLLVRPSQENAKFGAQVKAFGSYNYLEQIALGEYVSGGTEADSVRLKQVMTAKAAEGAKKLKAAKAQADAAGVPFVAPPSIDGSVFDGMAQQIGLGKSPEELAAKGITPATWLAASTAKFDGYTTVEEELVDKAVTEAANISSSAKTDAIVNAAIVLVALLAAFVLAGLVARQMSRSMRQLRTAAFSIAEQRLPMLVDQLSRTEPGRVDTRVQPIPITTRDEIGEVARAFDQVHREAVRLAAEQAMLRGNVNAIFTNLSRRNQSLIEGQLTLITDLENNEADPDQLESLFRLDHLATRMRRNGENLLVLAGEEPGRRWNQPVPLVDVLRAASSEVESYERIELSGVPETEIHGQAVTDLVHLLAELLENATTFSSPQTKVRVTATRLPDSRVMVEIHDKGIGLTAEDFADINHKLANPPTVDAAVSQRMGLFVVGRLADRHGIRVQLRPSGEQAGTTSLVMLPDAITHGGGGELEPIAAQDDFTVSSIIPRQQAFEPLPHQPQMRTAAELGFDDSRYEDPAVDPAQLDPVGRSLMREERRAALEAQTGGERPQFQEDAFQGNAYQDASYAEDTYAQDPQQEQYPQAAYDSSYDTYNGDSGYAEQSDYPSQGGYTEAAYAAAESPQRGYEDQFAAQPHQEEWADQGAYQGAYEPISQAEPESVPSAPAEPQERVGFDRSGPTPNVGREMTDAGLPRRGGQQHWQPTGRGNDQSVAAQQQPQQQELPQRPSPAPQDGNGSDDWRSTNDERWERAEKLREPKAGGVTPSGLPRRVPKANLVEGTAEQTQQGGPQVSRAPEDVRGRLSNLRRGIQRGRNAGSDTSNTYNQER from the coding sequence GTGAGGCGTAGCAACGAGGGCTCCGCGGCGCAGCAGGAGCGGGGCAACTTCACCCCGCCGCCGCGCATCGCGGCGCCACCCGCCGAAGTGTCCGAAGAGGCACCGGCCGGCGGCAGTACGAGTCGGCTGTCCCCGCGCAACTGGCGGGTGCCCACCCGGCTGAACGCGATCCTTCTGATCCCTGTACTGGTCGGCCTGGTCATGGGCGGCTTCCAGGTGAAGGGGTCGATCGACACCTGGAGAGAGGCGCAGGACGCCGAGAAGACTGCGCTGATCGTGCGCGCGGCCTCGGAGTACGGACAGGCGCTGCTCAACGAGCGTGACCTCTCCGCCCAGCCCTTGCTGTCGAACAAGCGCGACGAACCCGCCGTCGACCAGGTGTACGCCACCACGGATGCGGCCGCCGCCAAGTTCGACGAGGCCGTGCAGGGCATGCCGAAGAAGGAGGGCCTGCAGCGCCGTCTCCAGCTGTTCAAGCAGGAGGAGCCCAAGCTCCCGGAGCTGCGCAAGGCCGCCTACGCCGAGGCCATGGACCCGGTGAAGACGGAAGAGGGCTACGTCAAGGTCCAGCACTCCCTGATGGAGTTCTGCAACGAGCTCGGCCTGGGCACCGGCAACATCACCAGCTACGGCCGCACGGTCTACGCGATCGAACTGGCCAAGGCCGCAGAATCGCTTCAGCGCTCCATCGGTATGCACCTGCTCGTGCGTCCGAGCCAGGAGAACGCCAAGTTCGGCGCCCAGGTCAAGGCCTTCGGCTCGTACAACTACCTGGAGCAGATCGCACTCGGCGAGTACGTCTCCGGTGGTACGGAGGCCGACTCGGTCCGCCTGAAGCAGGTCATGACCGCCAAGGCGGCCGAGGGCGCCAAGAAACTGAAGGCCGCCAAGGCGCAGGCGGACGCGGCAGGTGTGCCGTTCGTCGCGCCGCCCAGCATCGACGGCTCGGTCTTCGACGGAATGGCCCAGCAGATCGGTCTCGGCAAGTCGCCCGAGGAACTGGCGGCGAAGGGCATCACGCCCGCGACCTGGCTGGCCGCCTCCACCGCCAAGTTCGACGGCTACACCACGGTCGAGGAAGAGCTCGTCGACAAGGCGGTGACCGAGGCTGCGAACATCTCGTCCAGCGCCAAGACCGACGCCATCGTCAACGCCGCCATCGTGCTGGTCGCGCTGCTGGCCGCCTTCGTCCTGGCCGGCCTCGTGGCCCGCCAGATGAGCCGCTCGATGCGTCAGCTGCGTACCGCCGCCTTCTCGATCGCCGAGCAGCGGCTGCCGATGCTCGTCGACCAGCTGTCGCGGACCGAGCCGGGCCGGGTCGACACTCGCGTCCAGCCGATCCCGATCACCACCCGGGACGAGATCGGCGAGGTCGCCCGCGCCTTCGACCAGGTGCACCGCGAGGCGGTTCGGCTCGCTGCCGAGCAGGCCATGCTGCGAGGCAACGTCAACGCGATCTTCACAAACCTGTCGCGCCGCAACCAGTCGCTGATCGAGGGCCAGCTGACCCTCATCACCGACCTGGAGAACAACGAGGCCGACCCGGACCAGCTGGAGAGCCTCTTCCGGCTGGACCACCTGGCCACCCGTATGCGCCGCAACGGCGAGAACCTCCTCGTCCTCGCCGGCGAGGAGCCGGGCCGCCGCTGGAACCAGCCGGTTCCGCTGGTCGACGTCCTGCGGGCCGCCTCCTCCGAGGTGGAGTCGTACGAGCGCATCGAGCTCTCCGGCGTTCCGGAGACCGAGATCCACGGCCAGGCCGTCACCGACCTCGTGCATCTGCTGGCCGAGCTGCTGGAGAACGCCACCACGTTCTCCTCGCCGCAGACCAAGGTCCGCGTCACGGCGACCCGGCTGCCGGACAGCCGCGTGATGGTCGAGATCCACGACAAGGGCATCGGCCTCACGGCCGAGGACTTCGCGGACATCAACCACAAGCTGGCCAACCCGCCGACGGTGGACGCCGCGGTGTCCCAGCGGATGGGTCTCTTCGTGGTCGGCCGGCTCGCCGACCGGCACGGCATCCGGGTCCAGCTGCGCCCCTCGGGCGAGCAGGCAGGAACCACCTCGCTGGTCATGCTGCCGGACGCGATCACGCACGGCGGCGGCGGCGAGCTCGAACCGATCGCCGCCCAGGACGACTTCACGGTCTCCTCGATCATCCCGCGGCAGCAGGCCTTCGAACCGCTTCCGCACCAGCCCCAGATGCGTACGGCGGCGGAGCTCGGCTTCGACGACTCGCGTTACGAGGACCCGGCGGTCGACCCCGCACAGCTGGACCCGGTGGGCCGCTCGCTGATGCGTGAGGAGCGCCGCGCCGCGCTGGAGGCCCAGACGGGCGGCGAACGCCCGCAGTTCCAGGAGGACGCGTTCCAGGGCAATGCGTACCAGGACGCCTCCTACGCCGAGGACACGTACGCACAGGACCCGCAGCAGGAGCAGTACCCGCAGGCGGCGTACGACAGTTCCTACGACACGTACAACGGCGACAGCGGCTACGCCGAGCAGTCCGACTACCCGTCGCAGGGCGGCTATACGGAAGCGGCATATGCCGCTGCCGAGAGCCCTCAGCGGGGCTACGAGGACCAGTTCGCCGCCCAGCCCCACCAGGAAGAGTGGGCAGATCAGGGCGCGTACCAGGGTGCGTACGAGCCCATATCGCAGGCCGAACCGGAATCTGTCCCGAGCGCTCCCGCCGAGCCGCAGGAGCGCGTAGGCTTCGACCGTTCGGGTCCCACCCCGAACGTCGGCCGCGAGATGACCGATGCCGGTCTGCCGCGCCGGGGCGGTCAGCAGCACTGGCAGCCCACGGGCCGCGGAAACGACCAGTCCGTCGCAGCACAGCAGCAGCCGCAGCAGCAGGAATTGCCGCAGCGGCCGTCGCCCGCGCCGCAGGACGGGAACGGCTCCGACGACTGGCGCTCGACGAACGACGAGCGCTGGGAGCGGGCCGAGAAGCTCCGGGAGCCGAAGGCGGGTGGGGTCACCCCGTCCGGACTTCCCCGGCGAGTGCCCAAGGCCAATCTGGTCGAGGGCACGGCGGAGCAGACCCAGCAGGGCGGCCCTCAGGTCTCCCGCGCCCCTGAGGACGTCCGGGGCAGGTTGAGCAACCTGCGACGGGGCATTCAGCGGGGACGTAACGCTGGTTCGGACACAAGTAATACCTACAACCAGGAGCGTTAG
- a CDS encoding DUF742 domain-containing protein, which yields MTPPPASPDPYGALHHASYEGEGDQPLVRPYAMTGGRTRPRYQLAIEALVSTTADPAHLGTLLPEHQRICHLCREVKSVAEVSALLSMPLGVARILVADLAEAGMVAIHQPGNGEAGGAPDVTLLERVLSGLRKL from the coding sequence ATGACCCCGCCACCCGCCTCACCCGATCCGTACGGCGCACTGCACCACGCGTCGTACGAAGGTGAAGGCGACCAGCCGCTGGTCCGTCCGTATGCCATGACCGGCGGCCGGACCCGGCCGCGCTACCAGCTCGCCATAGAGGCGCTGGTATCGACCACGGCCGACCCGGCGCACCTGGGGACTCTGCTCCCGGAGCACCAGCGGATCTGCCACCTCTGCCGTGAGGTCAAGTCGGTGGCCGAGGTGTCGGCGCTGCTGTCGATGCCGCTCGGTGTGGCCCGGATCCTTGTCGCGGATCTGGCGGAAGCCGGCATGGTGGCCATCCACCAGCCGGGCAACGGAGAGGCCGGCGGCGCGCCGGATGTGACACTGCTCGAAAGGGTGCTCAGTGGACTTCGCAAGCTCTAG
- a CDS encoding roadblock/LC7 domain-containing protein — protein sequence MSQAAQNLNWLITNFVDNTPGVSHTVVVSADGLLLAMSEGFPRDRADQLAAVASGLTSLTAGASRIFEGGAVSQTVVEMERGFLFLMSVSDGSSLAVLAHPDADIGLVGYEMALLVDRAGTVLTPDLRAELQGSLLH from the coding sequence ATGAGTCAGGCCGCACAGAATCTGAACTGGTTGATCACCAACTTCGTGGACAACACCCCTGGGGTGTCGCACACGGTGGTGGTGTCTGCCGACGGACTCCTGCTGGCCATGTCCGAAGGATTCCCGCGGGACCGTGCCGACCAGTTGGCGGCCGTCGCTTCCGGGCTGACCTCGCTGACCGCGGGCGCCTCCCGGATCTTCGAGGGCGGCGCCGTCAGCCAGACAGTGGTGGAGATGGAGCGCGGGTTCCTCTTCCTGATGTCCGTCTCGGACGGCTCCTCGCTGGCCGTGCTCGCCCACCCGGACGCCGACATCGGTCTGGTCGGGTACGAGATGGCCCTGCTGGTCGACCGCGCGGGAACAGTCCTGACCCCCGATCTCCGCGCCGAGCTCCAGGGCAGCCTGCTCCACTGA
- a CDS encoding GTP-binding protein, with the protein MDFASSSGGAARSTTSAKIVVAGGFGVGKTTFVGAVSEINPLRTEAVMTSASAGIDDLTHTGDKTTTTVAMDFGRITLDQDLILYLFGTPGQDRFWFMWDDLVRGAIGAVVLVDTRRLADCFPAVDYFENSGLPFVIALNGFDGHQPYTPDEVREALQIGPDTPILTTDARHRADAKSALITLVEHALMARLR; encoded by the coding sequence GTGGACTTCGCAAGCTCTAGCGGCGGAGCAGCCCGCTCCACTACCTCCGCGAAGATCGTGGTGGCAGGGGGCTTCGGCGTGGGTAAGACCACGTTCGTCGGTGCCGTTTCGGAGATCAACCCGCTGCGCACCGAAGCCGTGATGACGTCCGCGTCGGCGGGCATCGACGATCTGACGCACACCGGGGACAAGACCACCACGACGGTGGCCATGGACTTCGGCCGTATCACCCTGGACCAGGACCTGATCCTGTACCTCTTCGGTACGCCCGGTCAGGACCGTTTCTGGTTCATGTGGGACGACCTGGTCCGCGGCGCGATCGGCGCCGTCGTCCTCGTCGACACCCGGCGTCTCGCCGACTGCTTCCCGGCCGTCGACTACTTCGAGAACAGCGGACTGCCGTTCGTCATCGCCCTCAACGGCTTCGACGGACACCAGCCGTACACCCCCGACGAGGTGCGCGAGGCCCTGCAGATCGGCCCCGACACCCCGATCCTGACCACGGACGCCCGCCACCGCGCGGACGCCAAGAGCGCGCTCATCACGCTCGTGGAGCACGCGCTGATGGCGCGTCTTCGGTAG
- a CDS encoding acyl-CoA carboxylase subunit epsilon — MSTTPAESVLRVEKGLADPEELAAITAVLLARAAATPAAAPAHRGRTHAGWRRLERTPGFRAPHSWQG; from the coding sequence ATGAGCACTACTCCTGCCGAGTCCGTGCTGCGCGTCGAGAAGGGTCTTGCCGACCCCGAGGAGCTGGCCGCGATAACCGCGGTCCTGCTCGCCCGCGCAGCCGCCACCCCCGCCGCCGCCCCGGCCCACCGCGGCCGCACCCACGCCGGCTGGCGCCGCCTCGAGCGCACCCCGGGCTTCCGCGCCCCGCACTCCTGGCAGGGCTGA
- a CDS encoding DUF742 domain-containing protein: MATPPGGHQYDGGQQVPGEHGDNRYNFPSTPSRQGSQQPYEPQQPYPRRQAQDGGWQQAQDGGWQQQPQHPQRPHRIESAQQPRIQTVQPRRPSEPAAPAAHNPLVRPYAMTGGRTRPRYQLAIEALVSTTADPSRLQGQLPEHQRICRLCFEIKSVAEISALLTIPLGVARILVADLAEAGLVAIHQPGGDESAGGQPDVTLLERVLSGLRKL, encoded by the coding sequence GTGGCAACACCCCCAGGCGGACACCAGTACGACGGTGGTCAGCAAGTACCGGGCGAGCACGGGGACAACCGTTACAACTTCCCCTCCACCCCCAGCAGACAGGGCTCGCAGCAGCCTTATGAGCCGCAGCAGCCGTACCCGCGTCGGCAGGCGCAGGACGGTGGGTGGCAGCAGGCGCAGGACGGTGGGTGGCAACAGCAGCCGCAGCACCCTCAGCGCCCGCATCGGATCGAATCGGCCCAGCAGCCCCGCATTCAGACGGTGCAGCCACGGCGGCCCTCCGAGCCCGCCGCTCCCGCGGCCCACAACCCGCTGGTCCGTCCGTACGCCATGACCGGCGGCCGGACCCGACCGCGATACCAGCTCGCCATTGAGGCGTTGGTCAGTACCACGGCCGATCCGTCGCGGCTGCAAGGGCAATTGCCCGAGCACCAGCGGATCTGCCGGCTGTGCTTCGAGATCAAGTCGGTTGCCGAGATCTCGGCGCTTCTCACGATCCCCCTCGGCGTTGCCCGGATCCTCGTAGCCGACCTGGCCGAGGCCGGACTCGTCGCTATCCATCAGCCCGGCGGCGACGAGTCCGCCGGAGGCCAGCCAGATGTGACACTGCTCGAAAGGGTGCTCAGTGGACTTCGCAAGCTCTAG
- a CDS encoding GTP-binding protein, whose translation MDFASSSGGAARATTSAKIVVAGGFGVGKTTFVGAVSEINPLRTEAVMTSASAGIDDLTHTGGKTTTTVAMDFGRITLDQDLILYLFGTPGQDRFWFMWDDLVRGAIGAVVLVDTRRLADCFPAVDYFENSGLPFVIALNGFDGHQPYTPEEVREALQIGPDAPIITTDARHRGDAKSGLITLVEHALMARLK comes from the coding sequence GTGGACTTCGCAAGCTCTAGCGGCGGTGCGGCCCGGGCCACCACCTCGGCAAAGATCGTGGTGGCGGGTGGCTTCGGCGTGGGTAAGACCACGTTCGTCGGTGCCGTTTCGGAGATCAACCCGCTGCGTACAGAAGCCGTGATGACATCCGCGTCGGCGGGCATCGACGATCTGACGCACACAGGCGGCAAGACCACCACGACGGTGGCCATGGACTTCGGCCGTATCACCCTGGACCAGGACCTGATCCTGTACCTCTTCGGTACGCCCGGTCAGGACCGTTTCTGGTTCATGTGGGACGACCTGGTCCGCGGCGCGATCGGCGCCGTCGTCCTCGTCGACACCCGGCGTCTCGCCGACTGCTTCCCGGCCGTCGACTACTTCGAGAACAGCGGACTGCCGTTCGTCATCGCCCTCAACGGCTTCGACGGACACCAGCCGTACACCCCCGAGGAGGTGCGCGAGGCCCTGCAGATCGGCCCCGACGCCCCCATCATCACGACGGACGCCCGCCACCGCGGCGATGCGAAGAGCGGCCTGATCACGCTGGTCGAGCACGCGCTGATGGCTCGGCTCAAGTAG